CGATCTTctcgacgatgacgacgacgataagGATGatgaagacgaagaagaagacgatgaGGACGAAGATAAATTGGAAGATGAGAAGCACGAGGAGCACGACGATGATGAGGACGTGAAAGCCGAGGATCTTGACGATttggacgacgacgacgacgatgacgacgaggaagaggaaaacGCCATGTTGAGCGCTCTTATGGGTACTGGGAAAAGTAAGAAGAGCAAAGAAGACACGAAGACGAATCAAACTAACGTCCACAAGCACGATGATGAGGATTACGACCTTGGATTTCTCGGTAGGGAGAGGCATTCCAGTGAAAATCGTCAAAGCAAGATCACGAGGCTTTGAAGTGTACAGAGTATTGCTCCAGTCAGTAGGGTAATTGGAAATCGAAGAAAGCTCATCCTTTTTGTCTGGTCATAAATTCGTTGGATCCGACGAAACTCGGGGTGTTTTGTTCGGATCGGCGGAACGTTCTTCGAAAATTCGGTGAATTGGTATAATTGTGACAGTGCGACCTGTTTTTTAACGATAAGATTACAAGAGTCAACATTTCTCGActcgtaattttgtgatggcTGAAAAATAACGGATTGCGTGTTTTCACGACATcctaattatttcttaacgaTTCGTAACGATAATCGTAAAAAGAAGATTGTTAATTTCACAATAActgttaattgattttattgttgGAAAATAACTTCGCGGTTTATTTCGCTATTATCACAattatcttgtttttttacgtagttatttttttatttattaaataatatggaGACTGAAATCTTACAGCAAAGATGGAAGAGCTTTCTTGAGAAAACGCTCAAATAGAATTGCGCGAATAGAAGATTTTTATGTCTCGGAAACAAGATCTTAGGGAGATTTTGATGTAATGCAAGAATTTGCAATGACCTCAGCCATAATAAATTGCTCGAttagtttaacgttatttattaagagcaaataaatatttattgtatgtattatgatttatgtatgtattaagttatttattgactctgtaataaataaataaatataacgcgCTATTTATATGTCATGTACCTTTCGTAGTTattcattttgtttttaattttagaattttttcagttttttaaattaaaatcaacagtaataaattattgattagagcactaatttaaaatcatttaaattattaaagtagtTTTCAATgcgtataaaaatgtttactacattaagatttaatatacttcctgattagttaaaattaattctgtcGGAAAGTTTTCgacacataattattaataattaattattataaaagcatGTTAATACAAAaccattttaaataacaatgttTATGATATTTTCCAAGATACGAAAATTCAAAAAAGCTATCTATATCTAAAAATACCTATTCCAAGTAGTTGCCTGCAATTAAGTGCAGGTTTTGGTAAACACAATTGgtaaattagattaatttttgcaGCACGCAACCAGTAATTTAAGTTGCGCAATCGAGAGATTTAAGATTATTTGACATTGTTAAACATGTGTGTACGACAGCTTTGAAGATAAgagttttatacttttattactaGTAGACAAACAGACTTTAATAATTGACTTATGCATGGTAATAACACACACTCGAACACACGTGTGTCAAGACACAAAAGCGGGCTCTTATCTTCCATATTTTCTTAAACGATATGACGTCTTAAATTCCTTTGTTAGGTAACGAGAGCACTCGAATAGATAGGCTGGTctgatacatatatctattttggataatgcatatattaaagtagtattaaatgcatatatttttattagcaatcttgaaaattaaaaaggtcaatatttttctcgatatcttttgtaattttagaaatataagcAAAGGATATAAAGAATTCGGAGAGATGCTTTTAtccttaaaatctttttttttatgaaaaatatagctaCATGTAATACGGTTCCCGTATTTTTCTGCACCATATTTTTCTGCAAAGTTTCggatttctttgaatttctTGCCGCATCTCTCACAGATTTAAATAGTCatttaatagttattataaagcttaaatttttagtaaaagtaaaagtagGTTTATATCCTTTTTGATTATTCCTTGGTCGTAAAGCGTCACTTAATTAATGCTGACAATCTTTCATTAAGtattcttattttaccttGTATGGAAAGttgatgcataattaatgAGCCTGGCGTCTCTACGTCTCGTGGTCCAACGTGTGCCCAATTTCAGTCTTCCGTCGGCATTGAAACGTGCAGGTTGTGCAGCTGGTACGACAATGCTATCTAAGTGGCTCCTTGTATCTCTTCTGGCTTTAGTAATTCAAAACATTTCTGCGGGTCATTTCATCGGAAAATACATCGGTGAGAAGTCTAAATagttttttgcaattaatatcttaaaattttacaatggaAATTTGTAGGAAATTGCAATGccatttgttaataaaaaaacagcccTGATGAAATATTTGCAGAACTTCTAGTTAATGTAAAGatgtttcttataattaattataattaatagaaaattattaacttaatattaattataattaacagaaagcaattatactattattatattgcaatcaaaataatagcgttatattataataaaaatatattgttattattacgtGAGAATTGCACGAGTTAAAGataatatgtacaattaattaaaagcatcgttttttcttttagataaattatatctgcttacaaagataattaattaattatctttgtaaaatattgttacgtttttagagaaagaaaaataattccttTTAGAAAACGAAAGAGATACTGATTCTGTCTGACATTGTTTTCTTTCAGATGTGACCAAATTCAATTCGGTGTTCTACGATCCGAACACGCGATTGGGATTGAAAGGCGCACTAGAGAGGATTGGTCGTGACCCTTTTCCTGCGATCGGTTTCCGTGGTGTAAAATGCAACTGCGAAGGTTTCACTTGTGGCTGTTGCAGCGGCATCAACATAACTTTGTTCAACCTGGACCGTCGTACCTGCACTAATTTTACCTATTCCCCTGAAGACTTCGCCATCAAATTCAATCTTATAGTAAACGAAAGAGAAGTTCTTAGTACAGGTTCTCTATCTGGTGAGTAACTCTAACTAAATaacttttacatataattaatatatttcaaccTGAGATAATCTTCATCTATAAATCTACATTTTTCTggtgaagaaaaataatattggattctcttttctttttttgcttacgcaataaaattaaaaatttattgtgataaattaattatataaacttttcgCAAAATTTGTAGTTAACGGACTTTTAACTAattcgatttaaatttattgcaatttgcGTTCGTGTGTACAATGATTGTGtagtgtaataaattaattcgcaGCTAAGAATCCACCACCGGTCTGCGTGCCTTTCTACCCTCCTTTCATGTCTTTCTGCGTGCGTTTCTTCGACGTCTACACGTCGGGCAAAAATCTACACGCGTGCATTGACCTGGAGACACTTGTGGTGACATGGCCAGTTTTGATTTTGCACTTCGATTGCGTAAAGATCGGCGCGGATGGCGTCTCCTGGATGAAGCCCGAAAACGGCAGTAATGTCTCCAACACGGCGCCACTGGCAATGCTCATGTCGGAAGTGAATGGGCCGGAAATATACGACCCAGTGGACTTCGAGCCAGATTCCGTTGAACTTCCAAACAATCAAACTTCGATTCTGACCCCCGAGCAGGAAAATAACATTGGCCAGTTAAAGCTGTGATGTCTgcgtaattacaaaattatatgcatacaAGATGCGTTATTTGATGttacaaatgtatttattatatttatcagttAATATGTTCTATTTgtcgttatataatatatgtatgtattcctgATGTGAAGAtcgataaaatgtatattgcaACTGTAACTTCAAATTTGccttacattattttataaaatatattgaatgcACGTAAGTATTAACTTTTACAAGTTAAcgcatttatttatcttttttaattaaaaataaagttcttGCTTCAATTACAAATGTCTTCAAAAGCCTCGCGTTATTAATATTGACGAAGAATCATATTAAATCaacgaataattaaatttacgaaACGCTAGCTTGAAATAATGTTTCATTCTTACCGTATTGAACGATTGAAGGTATTTGAGACACGCGACAGCATTTCCAGAAAATCCTGTCGTTTCTCCGTGACGAGTTCTAGGCAATATAACAAAATGCGGGCGAGCGCGAGCCAAGCCTAAATTTCACCGTAAAACTGGGTCAGTATGAAAAGCCCGTTAACCGGCCAGTCAAGTTTCAATCGCCCAGCAAGGAGGCACATCTCGAGGAGATGTCCTCTCGTCTCGCTTGAGCGCAGAGACAAGATCAAGGACGCAAAATGAGGGCCGCCTGCTGGCTGCTGTTGATCATCGTCTTCGCGCAATTGTGCTCGCGCCTGGAATCGAGAGTCGAGGAAGGTTTCACGACAGGAAGAATCGTTAGCAGCGAGCTCGAGGATTTCTCGCAATCGCAGGAAGATCTGGAGCAATTCAAGGCGCTGTTGAAACAGACCACGAATTCTTCGACATCGGGAAACAGCACGGTCACCGCGACTAGGCAACCATGTCAGTGTGGCGGCGGTGTCTGCGGATGTTGTTCGAGAATCGTGTACGGACAAAAGGCCTGCGTGAACGTCTCGTACGATCCTGACGAATTTAGCTTCACCGCCAAAATAATGATGAACGACAGAGTTCTTTATACGAGGACTGTTTCCGGTAAGCGCATATACAGATAAAACATAAATCAATAATCAGATAATTGAAAGATTTATAgatgaaaagaaaatgaatatattttttcttaatttatcaaaatttatccTTATAGGAAAGAATCCTAGACCAATTTGCGTTCCTGTTCCGAGGCTACCGATCAGAGCGTGCGtcagattttataatatatatttccaagGCAGGAATATTCATCTGTGTGTTAATCTGGAAGGAAAATTCCAGGATACTACATTATTTAAGGTCAGATTTGAAAGTTCATTGtttgaaaagtattattagTGCTacataggggagaccggggctcgttGGCACAAGAGGCAAGTTGGCAATGCGTTtcgtttatgtatttatagaaAGAAACAATGGAATAGTCATCACAAAATATCTCATCTTTTATGACATAGGTacttttcccaaagttttatttaaatcaaacaagcattacaatagaaaaaaagaaaactctgATTCAAGAAGTggcaagtaaattttcgagAGTTTCAAGATATCGTATTAATATTCTTCAGCTTGAGAAGTAAATCAAAGTGACGTATCATTAGTTAAAAGAAACGTTTCTGTTactatataacatattattttgagaAGCAACAGTAATCTGGGTGAccctaatataaaaatattaatataaatatatatctagcttCTATGTAGAAGAAAGCTACAtctaaaatagtttacaattgtttttctgcaacagcattttgctattcgatcattacaaaataactttaaaagatacaatCTTTATCAAGAAATACATATCTGTTACCCGTTTTGTGTTATACATTTTCACTAATTTAACATGGACTTTTGCCGCATAGCCAACTTACCCTACTATCAGGGCAAGTTGGCTACAATGCAGCATGTtcgtatttcacttattacaaagaaactatACAGTATACAGGAGCGTTCCTGGCATGAAGATGTAGAGAAAGGTTCTCTCTATCATATTAGTACTGTTTAATCATGATAATTAGTTGTTTGAAAACTCAAATCTCGAAATTGTGAAGAGaaccccggtctcccctacgtATTTTTGGCTgtacttccgaaaacgtccatgctcagatttaggtgaaactttgtgaataggttccttttagatagaaaacacatataccaaaaggattttttgcgactccaaagtttagcaacttttttaacattttttacttactgTCTCCgcacatacattttccacgcgaaacaaaccaaaacagctctcaagtaatgtaaacaactataaaatcatacacaaagtacaaatatattagtttatatactCTGCTGTATACTCTGCTTTACCGAAAAAAGTCtcccgcaggggggcggaacctactgcctccacgcatacactgtccacgcgaaccgaggttcacgcacaccccccccccgtgctttcgggggaggtgcggtagtcccgaaatagttcacgcatacactttccacgcgaaccgaggttcacgcacacaccccccccccccgtgctttcgggggaggtgcggtagtcccgaaatagttcacgcatacactttccacgcgaaccgaggttcacgcacaccccccccccccccgtgctttcgggggaggtgcggtagtcccgaaatagttcacgcatacattttccacgcgaaccgaggttcacgcacacacccccccgtgctttcgggggaggtgcggtagtcccgaaatagttcacgcatacacttggCCCGGCCCGGCCCggctaatttttttatttgttttgtatataaactaatatatttgtattttgtgtatgattttatggttgtttacattacttgagagctgttttggtttgtttcgcgtggaaaatgtatgtgcGGAGGCagtaagttaaaaatgttaaaaaagttgctaaactttggagtcgcaaaaaatccttttagtatatgtgttttctatctaaaaggaacctattcacaaagtttcacctaaatctgagcatggacgttttcggaagtttcgCCATTAGactttaataaatctaaattagaaataatcttAATGATAAGTAAATAGGACCGctatgatatacaatcaattagagaAGAATGCGCACGCCATTTTTGGACTAAAGCGTAAAAAAAGTGTTTACAAAAAACGTTATTCacgcgaataatattattataaggCTTCCAAAAACCAGTCCTGGCCAAAAATGGCGTTCTTCTTTAATTGATTGgaaataatcttattaattcAATACGTTATGTTCTTTGTTTTAATAGAACAAGTATTtggtttaatattaatagtttaaatatataatagtttagtctaaataaataatacatagtctaaaataaaatattaaagtgttaataaaaaacaaatacttgttttattaatattgttgtaTTAATACTGTtattgaattaacaaattatttccaattagatatcataataatactattaatacATCATTTTTTCCCGTGTATAAATGGTCAGAAATgacttacataattttatcagATTTCGTCTATTTCCGCAGGTTAATTTTGACTGTCTCAGATTCGGTTCAAACGGATTAGCTCTGTTAAAGCCAGAGGACGGAGGTGGTTTAGGCTTTGGTCAAGTAGAACTTCTTCCGGAAGATGCGAACGATGACGACTACGATGACGAGGATGATGATGAttatgacgatgacgacgacgacgatgatatattttaaaaatatctttcaaaaacagataataatgatattgtGCGTTTTCCAACAAGCAACACAAGTGTTGTTCTGTCTTTGTTATTCATTGCCAAAAAAAGAGAGTCGTTTATtatgtcgacttgtgtcgcttgttGGAAAATGCACACTATAAAAGTTGAtgctataatataataatactataaGTTATTATATGTGCCATGTGTACATGTTCATTGTTGtcatttatcaaataaataattgttgtcATTTGTTGTCATTTGTCAAATAAGtaatttcaaacatttatacaaagaattattaagtttgatattttattacaaaaaaatgatttttttaatgcgtATTGTATATTTCTATCTGCAAATCGCGTGACGATACCtactttctcttcttttaaataattttgtaattatcaaatataatattataattttatgtgaagGTGTATCATTGTTGCAGGAGCATGCacacattattttttgatcTCATAGATAGATTGTAGAGAAATGCTGCGTGCACAAACACAATGGCGGATTTCATgcccgtatatatataatattcatagtGGACAAAAACGTTCCGGATATTTTCTAAAAGCCTACAATACAATAGGCTCACAATAGCTCTCGTGATTGCAGTCGTCCTGTATACAACGACGGGCGGAACGTGAAAGAGCAGAAACCGTTTAGTGTATAACGAGACGTCGCTCGTTAATAAGCTAATATAATTACGAGGAACTCGCGCGTTTGTTATAATTAACGTAATGTGTAAATATGGATCCGCGTAGCATCGGTGCACTCGTCTTCATCTGGTTGTGCCTCGTTCGCGAAATTATCATTGTTAAAAGTTAGTGCTAGCAATTATCTCACGgatgagaaaattttatttcttcccaAATGCAATACTTGGGCAAATAACTAAATGGAACTTTTGAcgattatgattaaaaatattaaaatatattttgtcgattttttcgaattatatataattttaagatgcATGTGTGTttggatttattttattacatgtttaaactaaaacaaaaaaactaaCAGAGGCAACATTTATTAGGCACAAGGGTATCGAGAGGATTCCTGATTTACAGAACGGTTTCGGCTACTCGACAATCATGCAACTGCTCGATGTCTTTCTCCTGTTCTTGCTGCCAAAGCGTGATGATTCTTTATACTAGAAGAGAGAAGGATCGTGagtatttaaaagtaatattaaagtaaaataataaatcaagaattaaattatcgtattttttatgttatagtgTGCGTCAATTTCACATATCAGAGGAACGGACTAAATGTGGATGTCACGTTGAGTTCGGATACAATCAGCACTAGAACAGTCACGAGTTAGTATTTTCgatttcaatataatatatatattataattaatatatattataatatatatattaattataattaatataatattatatatataattaatatgtaagttacatataatttattttacagatttcaAGGCGTTCCAGTTTTGCGTGTACGTTCCTGGTTGTCTTTTCTCGACCGCGTGTGTCAAAATCTTGGAGCTCAATCAATTTCCTAGGCacgtgttaaaataattattgtattaaaaaagttagaGATCTGtaactaataaaaagaaattcaaaatttttttcaaataattcaattcgtgaatcttaaaattattttcatactgCCAAAGCTGTCCACAGTTAATCTTTAAACATtcgttttcaatttaatctgcaatttctaaattttcatatagCTCGATTACGGCTTGCCTTCGCCTCGACATTTACGCCAAGAAACAACTTTGGCAGATCAATTACGATTGCATAAGCATATCAATGATGTTGCCGATTATACCAACTAACAACACCGTGAGAATGACGGATACGGACGTGATCGCGGAAACATCCACAGCAGAAAGCAGCCAGTCATCGATGACAGAGCCGATGACAGCAATGCCATCGAGCGAGATGGCGATCGTGCAAACGTCGGAAATGAATGGCGTGGAAACAAGCGGAGGGTCAGAAGAACCGGAGGATATTACCgaaatgtttgaaataatttccaaCATTTCGACGCCGATTAAATGACAATCTCAATTGATTATATTGATGTCTGCAGACGGCGgaatattgaagaaaataattagcGATATAATAATGGaactaaaaatatcaaaaaagaagaatgtgAGTGTTACGAAACTATAAATATAGCGAGATGAGCAAAGATGGtaaattaatacttaatacacagaaaaaaaagaagtgtcaaatcaagaCTTTATACTCTTATATATACAGCaatctataattttgaaatgagattatattgcgttaaatgAAGGCAACTCGTTTGAAGTCATTtatggctgcattccgatattcactgtcagcaactttcagtactgaaaatctatagtatacgtgacgtaaaatatagatttgcagtactgacaagtagtgaatatcggaatgcagcctatataattaaacgaagTTTTATATGTACAAGTTCAAccaaaaaaagttgaaattcttataacattatagattgttgcgtatacgagtatataagttttgatttaaCACTTCTGTGTAATAATGTGCTTTTCTTAGCTGAATTATAAATTGCTTCAACAATATTCTATGTacttatatttcattattattagatattaataagtaatacaAATTAAGAATAGATTTGatcgttattattaaattactgtTCAatggaatttatcgaaaaacgTGATTGTTTATTATCGACTTATCGCAAacgttaaaagaataatatcgaAAATGATGAAAgctatgtatatacatttttactcaatattcataattaactaatattatacctaatcataaaaaaatctataatataaataaattatcgttttcTCTCAAACTTCCACTTATAAATAGGAGCGGTATCCTTCGAGCCAGGCTTCACTAGTTTCGGTTTCTTGGTTTCCTTGTCTTTCAGCGCTCTGCGCATCTCTAACTTCTGCTGCACGACCGTCAGTTCGCGTTCCCTGTTGACCCTCTTCTCGAGTTCTTTATAGGCCATGTGTTTCTTCTGCTCGAGCTTAGCGATAGTCTTATTATCGAGTTCCGGTAGCTTCATACGCTTGATCGCGTCCAACGTTGGCCGATTGGTGCGCCTGGACAGAAGCGCCGGATGCGTGTTCAATTTCTCGGCGAGGTCAAAGTTCCTCATCTCGGCACTGTCGTCCACGAAAAAGATGTGCTTATTCCGCGTCTCGTTGGCCGCGTCGATCATGTGCAACTGGCTCTGCATCTTGTCTATCTTCTTCGCCTCGATGTTCCTCTTGTACGCCACGTACCTGAGGTCCTGCGTCTCCATCAGCTTGATCTGCTCGGGCGTGTGCTGATCCTCCTTGTCCTTCTCCCGATGAACGCCGTTCACCACTTTGGAGTTGATCATGTGAAAGTGGAACTCGTCCGGGTTCTTGTTCAGCGCGCGCTTCCTCAGGAGCTTGATGGTCGCACGCTTCTCTTGGAAGTCCCTGGCTCGGGCGATGTagtccttcttcttctccagCAGCCCCAGGTGTTTGCGGGTCTCCGGCTGGTGACGTTCCCGATGGGTCTTCTGGCTCGCCTTCGCGGCTTTCTTCCACGACGACATTTCGACGTCTTGCTCTCTGGAAAAGCGCCCGGATGATCATTACGCACGTTCGttcaaaaaaatgaaataaataaattcgataGTGGAAGATACAGAATACAGATAATATCCCGTTTACGTTAATTGTGAACCTTACCCTTTTTTTATTCACGAGAAAAAAACCGCTATTGCAATAATAACGAGAACTGATAATCTCTGTGCCACATAACCTCACATTCAGCAGCGATACACACGACACACGTGTATGCggtgtacatacgtatataacTGTCACGTGTTGCACATGCGCAGAAAAACAAGCATTAGACGTGCAGAAAGTGTAACTCAGTGCACCTGCAAAGAGCAGTTTCCATCTCTTTAAACAATCAGCTGATCGTCTTAGAGAGGTTAGGTCTAGAAGTGTGGAATCATTGATCAGTCGTTTCGCTAGAGCTCGAATATTGTGCaagatataacatataataattatttattaagcaCTTTGCAATCTAAATATATGTgctttaaaaaagtttattaagtGGAAACATAAGGAACCCTTAGAGAagaatgtaaagaaaacatgaattaaagattttaaaactattttaaaaactgtCAGATACTTTTGTGCGACAAAAACTGTGAGTTTAACGGAAAATATCAACAATGGGGAAAACTTCAAAAGACAAacgcgatatatattatagaaaggCGAAGGAAGAAGGATGGCGAGCCCGGAGTGCCTTCAAGCTGCTCCAAATTGATTCGGAGTGTCAAATTTTTGATGGTGCGTATGATAGCAGCAAATAATAATTCCgcttctttttaattacattttatcacATGTTATTTAAACTGAGATAATGCACGATTTggataaatgaaaaaagaatgtGAAAACAATGCAAGAAAttgaaatgttaataaaaatttcagatctgataattaacaataataaataacaaatgttGAGAGAAGATCTTTGTATcgttaaaagataattttttttctttttctttcaggaGTATCCAAAGCGGTGGACCTGTGCGCTGCGCCTG
The window above is part of the Temnothorax longispinosus isolate EJ_2023e chromosome 8, Tlon_JGU_v1, whole genome shotgun sequence genome. Proteins encoded here:
- the LOC139817108 gene encoding uncharacterized protein, which encodes MSLASLRLVVQRVPNFSLPSALKRAGCAAGTTMLSKWLLVSLLALVIQNISAGHFIGKYIDVTKFNSVFYDPNTRLGLKGALERIGRDPFPAIGFRGVKCNCEGFTCGCCSGINITLFNLDRRTCTNFTYSPEDFAIKFNLIVNEREVLSTGSLSAKNPPPVCVPFYPPFMSFCVRFFDVYTSGKNLHACIDLETLVVTWPVLILHFDCVKIGADGVSWMKPENGSNVSNTAPLAMLMSEVNGPEIYDPVDFEPDSVELPNNQTSILTPEQENNIGQLKL
- the LOC139817112 gene encoding uncharacterized protein; the protein is MRAACWLLLIIVFAQLCSRLESRVEEGFTTGRIVSSELEDFSQSQEDLEQFKALLKQTTNSSTSGNSTVTATRQPCQCGGGVCGCCSRIVYGQKACVNVSYDPDEFSFTAKIMMNDRVLYTRTVSGKNPRPICVPVPRLPIRACVRFYNIYFQGRNIHLCVNLEGKFQDTTLFKVNFDCLRFGSNGLALLKPEDGGGLGFGQVELLPEDANDDDYDDEDDDDYDDDDDDDDIF
- the LOC139817111 gene encoding uncharacterized protein, whose translation is MDPRSIGALVFIWLCLVREIIIVKSTRVSRGFLIYRTVSATRQSCNCSMSFSCSCCQSVMILYTRREKDLCVNFTYQRNGLNVDVTLSSDTISTRTVTNFKAFQFCVYVPGCLFSTACVKILELNQFPRHVLK
- the LOC139817110 gene encoding probable U3 small nucleolar RNA-associated protein 11: MSSWKKAAKASQKTHRERHQPETRKHLGLLEKKKDYIARARDFQEKRATIKLLRKRALNKNPDEFHFHMINSKVVNGVHREKDKEDQHTPEQIKLMETQDLRYVAYKRNIEAKKIDKMQSQLHMIDAANETRNKHIFFVDDSAEMRNFDLAEKLNTHPALLSRRTNRPTLDAIKRMKLPELDNKTIAKLEQKKHMAYKELEKRVNRERELTVVQQKLEMRRALKDKETKKPKLVKPGSKDTAPIYKWKFERKR